A genomic stretch from bacterium includes:
- a CDS encoding type II secretion system protein, with translation MAENLTNERGFTLVELLITIAIISILASYAIPLYSTFKLKAKTSEAKINIGSIRTCEESYKAENMEYRVCNASPRALSQVNTTKVDWQNNGGFNSIGFKPTGKVYYSYQVLVNDFNTNVYTIYAVGDLDGDKQFGIFQYTNTGSGIVNLAGGKY, from the coding sequence ATGGCTGAGAACCTGACAAATGAAAGAGGATTCACCCTTGTAGAGTTATTAATCACTATAGCTATCATCAGCATACTGGCATCCTACGCCATTCCCCTGTATTCTACTTTTAAATTAAAAGCAAAAACATCGGAAGCTAAAATTAACATCGGATCAATTCGAACCTGTGAGGAATCCTACAAAGCGGAGAATATGGAATATAGGGTCTGTAATGCCAGTCCAAGGGCTCTCTCCCAGGTAAATACTACTAAGGTAGACTGGCAGAATAATGGTGGTTTTAATTCCATAGGCTTTAAACCAACTGGCAAGGTCTACTATAGCTATCAAGTTTTGGTGAATGATTTCAATACTAACGTTTACACAATTTATGCAGTAGGAGACCTGGATGGAGACAAACAGTTTGGAATATTTCAGTATACGAATACCGGCTCAGGAATAGTGAATTTAGCAGGAGGTAAGTATTAG